TGTTCACCTCCCACTAATTGGCAGTTGAATCAACGTCCGTTATCTCCCTTAGCTTCTCTCTCTATTTTGAACCGGGAGTTTTACGGACGCTTATCTGTGATAAAGATGAGAGGCTCGCTATTAAATTACTGATTAAAGGAAAGGCTTGAGTATTTAATACTAAGACGCTTTAACTCTCATAAAAGTTTACGAATACATGTAAAACATTCCTATTTCCTACAATATCTTAATAGCAGTCGCTTTTTCCTTAATCCCCCTCTATTATTAAGGCTCAGTATGTCTCGATCCATATATAAAAAGCTAGCAGGATCCCCTACTAGCTTTTACATAACTACACCTTTCCTTTATACAACATACCATTCAGATCTATAATACCTAACTAATATGCTTTTTCAACATAGTTAAATGCTTCATTTTGAATGGTATAGTTACTTCCTATTCTAATCTGTAAGTCTTTACTTTGTTTCTGAAATTTATCAACTCTCTAGAGAGATTAGGATTAACTACCTCTTCTTGTTCCATCATGTTTAAAAATTCCTCACATCCCATTGATTTATTATTTTCGGAGATTGCTTGACCTTCTCTTTTAGCGTTATGTCTAGCTAAAACGGTCGTATTTGTAAAGGCTACCCAAGCTTTTGGATGTTTCTCGTATAGCTTCCTAAAGTTCCTCCTTGTATCATACTAATTAATTCCTATCTACCTCATGAGTCACAATATAAATCTCACTTCCGCTAGCTGTATAACCTGTACTCATATACTCTTGATCAGGATAGTGCCATTCGAATCCACCACCATCAGATGTGATCGCATCAATATTCATATAAGTTAATGGAGGAGCAGGACCTGCTTCTACAGAATCAAGGTTCCTACTCCTAAAAGCTAATTTAAACATGCTAACAATAATGAGAATCTCTTAATTATTCTCCATTTCTTTTCAAACTAAAATTACTGTTTACATTGCTAATATCGGAATCATGTTGGCTTTTTTAACCTTTTTCTAGGATACAATATAAAAGATTAATAAATTTTAAGGTTCAAACTATTATTAAGGCAGGCGAAAAGACCCGTTTATCAATTGATTAACATATCCCTTGTCTATTTGACACTCCTCTCATATAGGTAAACTCACAAATTGACACTAGAGATAGAACTTTTAAAGAAAGTCTCCATAACGCCTATTTGTTTCAATTTTGCTCTATAAACAACCGTCCTACAAAGTGACTAAATTTAACTTTATCAAGTTATCTTTTCTCAATTTCCACTATTTTTTTCTTCCCCCGTCACATATGTGGGCCCATCACTTCTCCTCTTTTAATATGAGCCTGCACCTTTTCACTATTTATCACATACGTTATCACAATCACATAAGTTGATATGTCATGACTAAAAGGAGAATTAGTATGAAAATGTCTAGCTTGTTTATCATTCTCGGCGCTATGTTCACCACCCTACTCGCGGGCTGTCACACAGAAGATGAGATGACCGAGGTCAGGCTTGCAGAAGTCACTCGGTCTATTTTTTATGCTCCTCAATATGTCGCTCTTTCAGAAGGCTTTTTTGAAGAAGAAGGCCTTGATATAGAATTGACAACTACTTGGGGCGGCGATACAACGATGACAACACTTTTATCAGACGGAGCAGATATCGCACTCGTAGGAGCTGAAACATCTATTTATGTCTATGCTCAGGAGGCGAATGATCCAGCTATTAATTTTGCTCAGGCTAAACACACTATAATGCTGGGTAATTAGTGGTCATGTAAAGAAGGAAAATGTAGGGATCGGATAAGAAAAAAATAAAGGATGGTGTTTAGAGAAACAGTAGTAAAATTCTTTAATATCTATATGACTTTAATCCTATCGAGAGACTATCGTGACTAGTCTAGTGATCTGCTATCCTTTTATTTTGTCCATAGATGAATGACTAAGGACCTAAATCTTCTGTCTTTTCATTTACAGCCGTATCCTGTTTCTTCTTAAAAATACGTCTTTTTCCTTATTTAACCTTAAATCTATTTCCATTATTATGTATAGAAGCGTGTCTATCACGCTTTTTTTCAATTTATAATTTAATAGGAAGTGAGCGTCTATTCAATGAGTATGAAGCAATTAGATGTAGATAAAGTTCATGAAGCGATTGATCTCACCATTCAGGCGCTACACGAGAAAGAAAACCAAATGCACGATGTGGAAGTGGCGCTTAACAATTTCGTTAACTTAGAAGATGCGTTTAGAGGCCAAGGCGGTCAAGCTATTCGTAATTTCTATGCCACCTGCCATATCCCATTCATTCAGTTCTTTAGACTGTTCATGCATGATTACGAGCACACGCTCCAGCAGCTCAAACAATCTTTAGACATAGTGGAGCCGGCATCAGGTGGCTTCATCGATCAAGCGTTTATTGAAAATGATGTCCAAGATGGACTCGACCGCGTCAGTAAAACAACAATGGCATTAACAGATTCGGTGAATGATACACTAAGAAGTATTCAAGACATTATTTCTATCCCGCTTATTGATGATAGTGATGTCCAACAGGCCATTCATGTGGCCAAAAGAGAATCCAACGCGGTTGTTGACAAAGTGTTGCAATTTGACCACTCGGGCACAGCCTCGTTACAGTCTATCAAGGAGTCCTTGCGAACATTAAGTAAGTACGTAATGGAGATGCACGGGGCCATGGATAGTGGTCATCTAAGTGTTAAAGGCTTTTCAGTCGACCAATTGCAGCATTTACCGTCACATGGTACGCTGACAGAGGTGTTGGAAAATCGAGCATCACAAGTGGCCGAATTAACGGGGAGCTATCCAAAGCAACGTCTCAACGTACTTGATAGAACTACTTTAGATGCTCTCGCACGCATTAGATATATTCAGAAAATGAGAGAGCAGAAAGCAAAACTGGAAGACATTTATCATTCGGCAGTCAATCTAGGCAAAGAGTACATTCCAAAAGGATTTGGCTATTTAAAAGACGGGTACCGATTCCTAACGAAAATACATGGAAAAAAGATTACAGTTGATGAGGAAAATTATGATTGGTGTGGTGAACACGGCTGTTATCGTCTTGATGATTATGATAGAGAACTGGTCGGGAATATGTGGCTACTATCTAAAAATGGCAAGACTGATCAAGAAGCCGCACAGGCGACCGAAGCTTTTAATGAAGCTCTGGCAAATGGTGATCTTGTTCTAGAAAGTCATCATGGCGACGTTGACATCTATGCTGAGCAGGCAAGGGCAGCAAGAGAAGGTTATAATCTTTGGACCGGAGAAGAAATATCTGAAGAAATGGCTGATTTAACGATCTTCACCTCTGTAACTGGAACTCTTACAGGTATGTTTTATGCAGGAAGAGGGCTTAATAGAGTGCCGACTAGAAATCTCGATCTTCCTAGCTCACCACAAAAAAATAAAAATAGCAACAATAATAATGTTAATACAAATATTAACTCTAACCAAAGTAACAACATAAATAGTCCTGGTGCGCCTTATCGAAATCAAAATGCAAATAATATTGATTGGAGTAACCCTTTACAAAATCGTTCACAAATTATTCAACCTACCACACCATCACAAATACTTCAAAATAAACCTAAATATTCGCCTACACC
The genomic region above belongs to Bacillus sp. A301a_S52 and contains:
- a CDS encoding DUF4879 domain-containing protein produces the protein MFKLAFRSRNLDSVEAGPAPPLTYMNIDAITSDGGGFEWHYPDQEYMSTGYTASGSEIYIVTHEVDRN
- a CDS encoding ABC transporter substrate-binding protein; translated protein: MKMSSLFIILGAMFTTLLAGCHTEDEMTEVRLAEVTRSIFYAPQYVALSEGFFEEEGLDIELTTTWGGDTTMTTLLSDGADIALVGAETSIYVYAQEANDPAINFAQAKHTIMLGN
- a CDS encoding HNH endonuclease gives rise to the protein MSMKQLDVDKVHEAIDLTIQALHEKENQMHDVEVALNNFVNLEDAFRGQGGQAIRNFYATCHIPFIQFFRLFMHDYEHTLQQLKQSLDIVEPASGGFIDQAFIENDVQDGLDRVSKTTMALTDSVNDTLRSIQDIISIPLIDDSDVQQAIHVAKRESNAVVDKVLQFDHSGTASLQSIKESLRTLSKYVMEMHGAMDSGHLSVKGFSVDQLQHLPSHGTLTEVLENRASQVAELTGSYPKQRLNVLDRTTLDALARIRYIQKMREQKAKLEDIYHSAVNLGKEYIPKGFGYLKDGYRFLTKIHGKKITVDEENYDWCGEHGCYRLDDYDRELVGNMWLLSKNGKTDQEAAQATEAFNEALANGDLVLESHHGDVDIYAEQARAAREGYNLWTGEEISEEMADLTIFTSVTGTLTGMFYAGRGLNRVPTRNLDLPSSPQKNKNSNNNNVNTNINSNQSNNINSPGAPYRNQNANNIDWSNPLQNRSQIIQPTTPSQILQNKPKYSPTPQRWGKKGGKVEIDENGTWIYTNKKGQSVSYPDGYPDFTHYSHPTVKPVEITIATPTNRRLDYKEANLKAGLNKNSDPPVPALNEPPKGYVWHHHQDGKTMILVEEKIHTEFTHVGGVSTVNGKY